A part of Onthophagus taurus isolate NC chromosome 7, IU_Otau_3.0, whole genome shotgun sequence genomic DNA contains:
- the LOC111418906 gene encoding acidic mammalian chitinase-like, whose protein sequence is MFKITVYLLLFITFSQATDKIVCYFSNWAETRPQIGRFDVEDIDPYLCTHLIYAFIGLNEDSTINILDYQNSIGNNAIRRFNNLRLINPELKTLIAIGGWTEGSERYSDMVSTLTTRSIFINSTIEFMETYGFDGFDLDWEYPNKRGGKPGDKENFIQLLAEMRPVFDERGWLLTAAVNAAYKSVNICYDVVGLNRYLDFINLMTYNLHGSWDNVTGHNAPLHPAENDWDMLLNVDSCVIDWIKRGASPEKLILGTGTYGKSFTLTNEKENSVNSPTLGAGELGPYTGEFGILGYYEICANILNGWTRSWDDTQLVPYAFNGNQWVGYDDVKSLQLKAEYAISKGLGGIMVWSVDTDDFNGICGEKSPLINQIKKTLNGI, encoded by the exons atgttcaaaattactgtgtatttattactatttattacattttcacAAGCCACTG ataaaatcgtatgttatttttcaaattgggCCGAAACAAGACCACAAATAGGTCGTTTTGACGTCGAGGACATTGATCCATATCTTTGCACTCACTTAATTTACGCTTTTATCGGTTTAAATGAAGATTCAACAATAAACATTTTGGATTATCAAAATTCTATCGGAAATAATGCAATAAGacgatttaataatttaagattaataaATCCTGAGTTAAAAACGTTGATTGCTATTGGTGGTTGGACCGAGGGTTCTGAAAGATATTCTGATATGGTTTCAACTCTTACTACAAgatcgatttttattaatagtaCTATTGAGTTCATGGAAACGTATGGATTTGATGGTTTCGATTTAGATTGGGAATATCCTAATAAAAGAGGGGGAAAACCGGgagataaagaaaattttattcaacttTTAGCCGAAATGAGACCGGTTTTTGATGAAAGGGGGTGGTTGCTAACTGCTGCTGTTAATGCAGCTTATAAATCGGTTAATATTTGTTATGATGTTGTTGGATTAAATCG ttacttggatttcattaatttaatgaCGTATAATTTACACGGCTCTTGGGATAATGTTACGGGACATAATGCTCCATTACATCCAGCTGAAAATGATTGGGATATGTTACTTAACGTT gatTCTTGTGTAATCGATTGGATAAAAAGAGGAGCATCccctgaaaaattaattttaggtaCAGGAACTTATGGAAAATCTTTCACCTTAacaaacgaaaaagaaaattctgTAAATTCCCCAACCTTAGGAGCTGGAGAACTCGGTCCTTATACCGGCGAATTCGGCATTTTAGGTTACTACGAGATTTGTGCAAATATCCTCAATGGTTGGACTAGAAGTTGGGATGACACCCAATTAGTTCCCTACGCTTTTAATGGAAATCAATGGGTTGGATATGATGATGTCAAATCTTTACAATTAaag GCAGAATATGCAATCTCGAAAGGTTTAGGTGGAATTATGGTTTGGTCTGTTGATACCGATGATTTTAATGGGATTTGTGGCGAGAAAAGTCCTTTGATAAACCAAATCAAGAAGACCTTAAAcggaatttaa
- the LOC111418907 gene encoding leptin receptor gene-related protein — MSFLLRLIGLAFAGSIGMTLVILACGLPQYALWWPFFVVLFYVLAPIPTLVARRYTIHQDTSNAILENAIFITMGIVVSSFALPIVLARVQTIQWGACNLTLAGNVIVYLTLIGFFISFDQEDDYNMW, encoded by the coding sequence atgAGTTTCCTCCTTAGATTAATTGGTTTGGCCTTTGCTGGTTCAATAGGCATGACATTGGTGATACTGGCTTGCGGCCTACCCCAATATGCACTTTGGTGGCCCTTTTTCGTCGtccttttttatgttttagcACCAATTCCAACTTTGGTTGCGCGTAGGTACACCATACATCAAGATACTAGCAATGCTATACTTGAAAATGCTATATTCATAACAATGGGAATTGTTGTAAGCTCTTTTGCACTACCCATTGTATTAGCCAGAGTCCAAACAATCCAATGGGGTGCTTGCAATCTAACTTTAGCAGGCAATGTCATAGTTTATTTGACACTTATTGGATTTTTCATCTCGTTTGATCAAGAAGATGACTACAACATGTGGTAG
- the LOC111418889 gene encoding acidic mammalian chitinase-like, translating into MYKLVVTLFVILVISQAVTDKVIICYYGNWAVWRQGNGRFDIENIDPFVCTHIIFAFIGLNNDSTINIIDPQNAIVNGAIRRFNGLRDINPDLKTMVSIGGYTEESELFSDMVLTRETRTVFLNSVIDFMETHGFDGFDLNWEFPAQRGGRPEDKENFIKLLSEMRPVFDEKEWIFTVAVAAWGESVDISYDVPELNRYVDYINVMTYDLRGSWDGVVGHHTGLFPLESQSYSPFNVDSSIRGWIHRGASPNKINLGIGTYGRSFTLENATINHIGAPTIGGGEPGPYSKSSGMLGYNEICMNIINAWKESWNVEQMVPYAYFYDQWVGYDNEKSIDIKVAYADLMNLGGIMVWSIETDDFHGLCGSKNPLLNQIRRSMGMNCTIRKYLVNTKKTSFTHFKTHKNNLSKQSFAQKRYKKSTLSPLFTYAESILRFGISVKMLILLILALTGSIASVYSNTDKIVCYHGNWAAYRNGNGKYTVSNIDPNSCTHIIYAFVGLNYDNTIKVLDSWQSVDLAGFANFNNLRTRNSKLKTLIAIGGWNEGSSTYSAMVSSAAKRATFIQSAISFIQTYGFDGFDLDWEYPAQRGGASTDKANFALLLQEMRAEFNKYGYLLTAAVAAAAASVDLSYDVPALSKYLDFINVMTYDLHGSWDGVTGHNAPLYPSSFDVTAAQRSLNVDSCISGWIARGASPDKIIMGVGTYGRTFTLQSTANTNIGAPTTGAGTGGQYTGESGFLGYNEVCENVLNGWTVVWDDEQKVPYAYKGNQWVGYDNPQSIAIKVAYAKARGLGGIMVWSLETDDFHGKCGSVNPILSQIKTSMGLPPGTIEPPTTGTGPETGNGSNSGSSSTSSTTSAPTAGVGATCTTTGYMRDPSNCSVFYYCQASANGYSMFSFTCSNGLYYDLNLGVCNWAANVDC; encoded by the exons ATGTACAAGCTTGTTGTTACActgtttgttattttagttataTCCCAAGCAGTTACTG ataaagttattatttgttattatggAAATTGGGCAGTTTGGAGACAAGGAAATGGTCGCTTCGATATCGAAAATATCGACCCATTCGTTTGCACACATATTATCTTTGCTTTCATCGGTTTGAATAACGACTCGACCATTAACATTATAGATCCCCAAAACGCCATAGTAAACGGGGCGATTCGAAGATTTAACGGTTTAAGAGATATTAACCCAGATTTAAAAACTATGGTCTCAATAGGAGGATATACCGAAGAATCGGAACTTTTTTCTGACATGGTTCTGACACGTGAAACTAGAACCGTCTTCTTAAATAGTGTCATTGATTTTATGGAAACCCATGGCTTTGATGGGTTCGACTTAAATTGGGAATTTCCTGCCCAAAGAGGTGGAAGACCCGAAGATaaggaaaattttatcaagttGCTTTCTGAAATGAGACCAGTTTTTGATGAAAAGGAATGGATATTCACTGTTGCTGTTGCCGCATGGGGTGAATCAGTTGATATTTCTTATGATGTACCTGAATTAAATcg TTATGTAGATTACATAAATGTAATGACTTACGATCTTCGTGGATCTTGGGATGGAGTTGTAGGTCATCACACAGGATTATTTCCTTTAGAAAGTCAATCGTATTCACCTTTTAACGTC GATTCATCCATTAGAGGTTGGATTCATAGAGGAGCATCtcctaataaaattaatttaggaaTTGGGACGTACGGAAGATCTTTTACGTTGGAAAACGCAACTATTAATCATATTGGAGCTCCAACAATCGGTGGTGGTGAACCAGGACCTTACTCTAAATCGTCCGGGATGTTGGGCTACAACGAAATTTGTATGAATATTATTAACGCGTGGAAAGAAAGTTGGAATGTAGAACAAATGGTACCTTATGCTTACTTTTACGATCAATGGGTTGGATATGATAACGAAAAATCTATTGATATAAAAGTTGCATATGCAGATTTAATGAATTTGGGAGGAATTATGGTTTGGTCTATTGAAACCGATGATTTTCATGGGCTTTGTGGTAGTAAGAATCCACTTCTTAATCAAATAAGAAGAAGTATGGGAatgaattg TACGATAAGAAAATATCTggtaaacacaaaaaaaacgtCCTTTACGCATTTCAAAAcacataaaaataatcttaGCAAACAATCATTTGCGCAAAAAAGGTATAAAAAATCTACGTTATCCCCTTTGTTCACATATGCTGAGTCGATCCTTCGTTTCGGCATTTCCGTCAAGATGTTGATCCTTTTAATATTAGCGTTAACCGGAAGCATAGCTTCTGTTTATTCAAATACAG ATAAAATTGTGTGCTACCACGGTAATTGGGCTGCGTACAGAAACGGAAATGGAAAATATACCGTTAGCAATATCGATCCAAATTCATGCACTCACATCATCTATGCTTTCGTTGGTTTGAATTATGATAACacaataaaagttttagatTCTTGGCAATCGGTAGATTTgg CTggttttgcaaattttaacaATCTTCGCACTAGAAATTCTAAATTGAAAACATTAATAGCTATTGGTGGTTGGAACGAAGGATCTTCTACGTATTCCGCAATGGTATCCTCAGCAGCGAAAAGAGCAACGTTTATTCAAAGCGCTATCAGTTTCATACAAACATATGGTTTTGACGGTTTTGATTTGGATTGGGAATATCCAGCTCAAAGAGGTGGCGCATCCACtgataaa GCCAACTTTGCGTTACTTTTGCAAGAAATGAGAGCCGAATTCAATAAGTACGGGTACTTGTTAACCGCAGCTGTTGCAGCTGCTGCTGCTTCAGTTGATCTTTCTTATGATGTACCAGCTTTATCAAAGTATTTAGACTTTATTAATGTGATGACGTACGATTTACACGGATCTTGGGATGGAGTTACAGGACATAATGCACCATTGTATCCGTCATCTTTTGATGTTACAGCAGCACAAAGAAGTCTTAATGTC GATTCTTGTATATCTGGTTGGATTGCAAGAGGTGCCTCTCCggataaaataattatgggGGTTGGTACTTACGGAAGAACCTTTACTTTACAAAGCACTGCTAACACTAACATTGGCGCACCAACAACGGGAGCTGGCACCGGAGGACAATACACAGGAGAAAGTGGATTTTTAGGTTACAACGAAGTTTGCGAAAATGTACTTAATGGATGGACTGTTGTTTGGGATGATGAACAAAAGGTGCCGTACGCTTACAAAGGAAATCAATGGGTTGGATACGACAATCCGCAATCAATTGCTATAAAG GTTGCTTATGCTAAAGCTCGCGGGTTAGGTGGAATAATGGTTTGGTCTTTGGAAACGGATGATTTCCACGGAAAATGTGGATCAGTTAATCCAATTTTGAGCCAAATCAAAACTAGCATGGGATTACCTCCTGGAACTATTGAACCGCCTACAACAGGAACCGGCCCTGAAACAGGAAATGGTTCAAATTCCGGATCTTCTAGTACATCGAGTACCACATCTGCACCAACAGCCGGTGTGGGGGCTACTTGTACAACAACTGGTTATATGAGAGATCCGAGTAATTGCAGCGTCTTCTATTATTGTCAAGCAAGCGCCAATGGATACAGTATGTTCTCATTCACTTGTTCAAATGGTTTATATTATGATCTTAATCTTGGAGTGTGTAATTGGGCGGCTAATGTCGATTGTTGA
- the LOC111418869 gene encoding neuroendocrine convertase 2, translating to MHLGLASLLALASTLTFCTQAADVFSNSFLVRFRRDVDQLEARDVAERNGFVNMGPVLGSKKDYHFVNHAIPVARTKRSIPHMRKLKVDPLVHVAVQQAGFLRVKRGYKPLKVENLVKDILPHQDPSDPYFGFQWYLKNTGQNGGKAKLDLNVEAAWAQGVTGKNITTAIMDDGVDYMHPDLKYNYNAKASYDFSSNDPFPYPRFTDDWFNSHGTRCAGEVAAARDNGICGVGVAYDSKIAGIRMLDQPYMTDLIEANSMGHEPNLIDIYSASWGPTDDGKTVDGPRNATMRAIVRGVNEGRNGLGNIYVWASGDGGEDDDCNCDGYAASMWTISINSAINDGQNAHYDESCSSTLASTFSNGAKDPNTGVATTDLYGKCTTTHSGTSAAAPEAAGVFALALEANNNLTWRDIQHLTVLTSKRNSLFDAKGRFHWTMNGVGLEFNHLFGFGVLDAGAMVALSKQWKTVPPRFHCEAGSVNDLYEIPLDKALVLKIDTNACMNKNTEVRYLEHVQAVLTVNASRRGDLELFLTSPMGTRSMILSKRNNDDDTRDGFTKWPFMTTHTWGEYPQGIWTLEASFNSTSPQTGFIKEWSLMLHGTKKPPYTELPVSDPHSKLAIVKKAHEGRLNM from the exons ATGCATCTGGGTTTGGCGTCGCTGCTAGCCCTCGCTTCCACGCTAACATTTTGCACGCAAGCCGCCGACGTCTTCAGCAACTCATTCTTGGTGAGATTTCGAAGGGATGTCGACCAGCTGGAAGCGCGCGATGTTGCCGAACGAAACGGTTTCGTCAACATGGGACCG gtTTTAGGATCTAAGAAAGATTACCACTTTGTCAATCACGCAATTCCCGTTGCAAGAACGAAACGAAGTATACCTCACATGAGAAAACTTAAAGTTGATCCATTG GTTCACGTGGCTGTCCAACAGGCGGGTTTCTTACGTGTGAAAAGAGGTTATAAGCCTTTGAAGGTGGAGAACCTGGTGAAGGATATTTTACCACATCAAGACCCGTCAGATCCATACTTTGGATTTCAGTGGTATTTGAAAAATACAGGACAAAATGGGGGGAAAGCTAAGTTGGATTTAAATGTCGAAGCGGCGTGGGCACAAGGAGTGACTGGAAAGAATATTACAACGGCTATTATGGATGATG gTGTCGACTACATGCATCcagatttaaaatataattac aaCGCTAAAGCAAGTTACGATTTTAGCAGCAATGACCCATTCCCGTATCCCAGGTTTACAGATGATTGGTTTAATAG TCATGGTACAAGATGTGCTGGGGAAGTAGCCGCAGCTAGAGATAATGGAATTTGCGGTGTTGGAGTGGCGTACGATTCGAAAATCGCTGGAATCAGAATGTTGGATCAACCGTATATGACCGATTTAATCGAGGCGAATTCCATGGGACACGAACCTAATCTAATCGATATTTATAGTGCTTCTTGGGGACCAACAGACGATGGAAAAACCGTAGATGGACCGAGAAATGCTACAATGCGAGCCATTGTTAGAGGAGTAAACGAG GGTCGAAACGGCTTGGGAAATATTTACGTTTGGGCGAGTGGGGATGGTGGCGAAGATGACGATTGTAATTGTGATGGTTATGCGGCGAGTATGTGGACCATAAGTATTAATAGTGCTATAAATGATGGCCAAAATGCACATTACGATGAAAGTTGTTCATCTACTCTTGCTTCAACGTTTAGTAACGGAGCTAAAGATCCAAATACTGGAGTG gcTACTACAGATTTATATGGAAAATGTACTACAACTCATTCGGGAACATCTGCGGCTGCTCCTGAAGCTGCCGGAGTTTTTGCTTTAGCTTTAGAAGCAAA CAATAACTTAACGTGGCGAGATATTCAACATTTAACCGTTTTAACATCGAAACGTAACTCTTTATTTGACGCAAAAGGGCGTTTTCATTGGACCATGAACGGAGTCGGATTAGAATTTAACCACTTATTCGGGTTTGGAGTTTTAGATGCTGGAGCAATGGTAGCTTTGTCGAAGCAATGGAAAACTGTACCACCAAGGTTCCATTGTGAAGCAGGAAGTGTTAATGATTTATA TGAAATTCCTTTAGATAAAGCTTTAGTCCTTAAAATCGATACAAACGCTTGTATGAATAAAAACACAGAAGTGAGATATTTAGAACATGTTCAAGCCGTTTTAACCGTTAACGCAAGTCGACGGGGTGATTTAGAACTATTTTTGACGTCACCAATGGGAACGAGatcgatgattttaagtaaGAGAAATAACGACGACGACACTAGAGATGGATTTACAAAATGGCCATTTATGACTACTCACACTTGGGGTGAATATCCACAAGGAATATGGACGTTGGAG gCAAGCTTTAATTCAACATCACCTCAAACgggatttattaaagaatggTCTTTGATGTTACATGGAACTAAAAAACCACCTTATACAGAGTTACCTGTATCAGATCCTCACTCGAAATTAGCAATTGTCAAGAAAGCTCACGAGGGCAGATTGAATATGTGA